The sequence TAATGCCGAGAAAACCCGCTTCTAAGAAAAACGCCGTCAGCACTTCATAGGCCAGTAAAGGCCCTAATACTGGGCCAACTAGCTCGGAAAACTTCGAAAAATTGGTGCCAAATTCATACGACAACACAATGCCGCTGACCACCCCCATACCAAAGGTAATGGCAAAAGGTTTGATCCAAAATTTGGCTAGTTGAAAGTACACCGGATTGCGGGTTTTTAGCCACATGCCTTCCCAAATCGCGATGGCAGTAGCTAAACCTATGGTGATGGCGGGGAAAATAATGTGAAAACTGATGGTAAAAGCGAATTGGATCCGCGACAGCATGGCAGCATCTAAGTCCATAATGTCTCCTTGAAGGGCGATAAAAGCGGTTAACTGCCGCAGGCAGAGTAGCCAATAGTAGAACAATAAAGATGGCAGAAAATTACAATTTTAATGTGAGCCTAGTCATAAATGTGCTCTGGCGCAGCAAACCATCTGTTTTTCGTGCCGCTCTGCGCCACCAGCCGGCTAAAGCGGCTTCTACAAAAAAACATGGTTCTCGTAGAGGCCGTCTTTGAGCAAGCCGGTTTTTCGCTGCAAAACTAAATCAAACTTCCCTAACGCAAATTAAAAGCAAATACGATCAGTAAGGCGATAGGCGTAAGGTAACGCACCACTGGGAACCACAGCTTGTGCCAAGCGCCGAGCTCGGCTTTTGAGTGTTCTGGCTTCATCTTCCAACCCACGAACACCGCAATCAAAAAGGCCACCAGCGGCATCATAATGTTGGCTGTTAAATAATCGTATAAATCGAACAGGGTTTTGCCTTCAAAGCGGGCAAAGCTATCCATCGGTGTAAAATCAGACCAGACGTTTAGCGACAATAAAGTAGTAATGCCCACCAACCAAGCAGCAAAGCCGCCACCGATAGCGGCTTTAACTCGGCTCACGCCCTTTTCATTAAGGTAACTCACCAAAGACTCCAGCATAGAGATAGAGGAAGTCCAGGCAGCAAACAGCAGCAATACAAAAAACAGCGTGGCAAAAAAGCCACCGCCCGGCATCTGACCAAAGGCCACCGGCAAGGTCACAAAAATCAGCCCAGGCCCTTCACTGGCGGCTAAACCATGGGCAAATACGATAGGGAAAATAGCCAAGCCCGCTAACAGCGCCACGCACGTATCCATCACGGCTACCACGACCGCCGTGCGCGCAATGGACACGTTTTTCGGCAAATAGGCACCGTAGGCCATCATGGCACCACTGGCCAAGCTCAGGGTAAAGAATGCATGGCCCAGGGCAGTTAGTATCGCTTCAGCGGTGAGTGCGGAAAAGTCCGGCTTAAACAAAAAGCTCACCGCTTCACCAAAGTGCCCGGTGGTGGCCGCGTAGCCCACCAAAATAAGCAACAATATGAACAGCGCGGGCATCAACTTAGTCACGGCACGCTCGAGCCCATGGCGAACGCCGCCGGCCGATACCAGTACGGTCAGGCCCATAAAGATGGAATGCCACAATAGTAATTGCCAGGGAGAGGCCAGTAAGCCGCCAAACAAGGCTCCCGAGTCTTCTGCGTTTATGTCGCTAAAACTGCCACTTATAGCCGATATAATATAAGGCATGGTCCAGCCGGCAATCACGCTGTAAAACGACAAAATTAAAAACGCCGCCAATGTGGCCATAATGCCCACACCGACCCAGCGTTTACTGCGCCCTTCCGCCTTAGCCACCACCGCCATGGTGCCAATCGGGCTTTTGCCACCGCGTCGCCCCACCATTACTTCCGACATCATCAGCGGCAAACCAATAACGGCTATACACGCCAAATACACCAACACAAAGGCACCGCCGCCGTTTTCGCCGGTAATATAAGGAAACTTCCAAATATTACCCAAGCCCACGGCCGAGCCGACCGCCGCCATAATAAATACGAAGCGACTGGACCAAAGGGCAGGTTTAGTAGCGGTGGCAGAGCGAGAAGAAGACGAGTTTGAGGCTACTTGCTGACTATCGGGCACGGGTGTGGCCACTCCTGTTACTAGGCTTAAGCGGGTGAGTAAGGCAGGGCCAGATTAAACGCTTAGCCCGAAAAGTTCGCAGTTTAACAGCATACGAAAGGTAAGGGCAGCGCGAGCGAATAACAAACCTAAAACCATTTTTGCCACGGAAGAACACGGAACGCACGGAAAAATAGGGATCAAATCTGAAAGGGAAAATCCAACCTTAACCCGTTAATGGTTAAGGTCTTAACCCTACCTGATTACGTATGAACTTCAGCCATGATGCGCGTTGTTTGGGTTTGTTCTTTGTAGCAGCCAATTTATTCGGCTGGCCAGCTTTGCTGGCTGTTACTGAGGTTTAGATTTAGACCAAAACACCAAACCGGGCCGAATAAATTGGCCCCTACAAGGTCAAAACACCAAACTGAGCCCCATATTCTTACCGAAAATATGAGTCACTCCATGTAACTTTTTGAATTTATTGGTGATTAGTTCACTGCAACATGGCTGAGCTTTGTTGGTAATCAGGTAACCCTAAAGGCTCTTATCACTTGTCGATCTTATCTCAGCTTAATTTTTCCGCGTCTTCAGTGGGTTCCGTTGCAGATTAGGTCTTTAGCTTGGTGCTCGGCGCTATCTTCACTCCCATTTACTCACTCCAGGATAACCGCCGCCAGTAAGCTCTTTGACAAACACTGAGGGAATTTGCTGATCTGCCAATAAGAATACCTGTTGGCGGGCTCGCGTTAGGCCCACATACAACAGACGGCGTTCTTCGGCGTACGGAAAGGTTTCTGCGACTGGTAACAGTAAATCCAACAGCGCGCTGGCATTTTGCTCCGGCGGAAAACCGTATTTACCACGGTTCAAACCTAACAGGATCACATGATCCGCCTCTTTTCCTTTGGCACCGTGCAAGGTTTGCACGGCAATATTAAGATTTGGGAAACGCCGACGCCACGCCGTTAACTGCGACTCATCGGGTAAGCTAAAGCGAAAACGCGCCAAAATATAAAGCGAAGCCTCGGGCTGCTCAGCAGCGACTTGGCCTAACAAACGGCTAATAGAGTCCATCTGGCTGTTGCTGTCTACGGGCAACACATGCACGCTCGGCGAGCTAGTGCGCGTTTGAGTATTCAGCGTTTTCGATAATTGTTCAGGGTTTTGCTGCACAAAGCGGCTAGCTACTTGTTCAATTTGATTATTAAAGCGAAAGGTTTTATCTAACTTAGTAATGCGAGTGGCGCCAAAAACTTCAGCAAAACGTGTGGTTAAACTCACATCACTGCCACTAAAACGATAAATCGCCTGCCAGTCATCACCCACACAAAATAACGATAACTCAGGTGCCGCATCACGCAAGGCCTGCAACAGCGCCGCGCGGGGGGCCGATATATCTTGAAATTCATCCACTAAAATATAGCGCCACGGCACCGCAAAGCGCCCTTGGCGCACCAGATCTGTGGCCTGCTCTATCATGTCGTCAAAATCAATCTGACCTTGGTCGGCTAATTCTTGCTGATAACGATGCAATAACGGCAAGATTAAATTGAGTTGCTCAGCCAGCGCAGGCGTTAGCTCATTAGGGTCAGGCTCGCCATAGAGTTTCAGCGCTGCGACTATCGGCGCCCACTCGCGCGCCACCCGATTATAATCGGGCTGGGGCAGCACTTGAAAACGATGCCGGCGCAACCAATCGTGCAGTTGCTGGCCGTAAACTTCATCATCATCACATAACTGCTCCAGCCACCGAGCAAGTGCTTGTATACGCACCTTATCTTGTTGTGCCATGGGGCTTAAAGCAGGCGTACGGCCTTGGGACTTACTCAAAATCATTAAGCCTAAGGCATGAAAGGTACTGGTTTTAACGGCTTGAGTGCTGGGTTGCTGTGCCAAACGCGCAGCCATTTCACTGGCCGCCTCGTTACCAAACGCCAATAACAGCAGTTCATCGGGCTCGGCCTGTTGAGAAGCCACCAAAAAAGCCGCGCGCGCCATCATTACACTGGTTTTTCCACAACCTGCGCCCGCGAGCACTAGGTTATGGTCTTCATCCGCTACACAAGCCAGACGTTGAGCATCGGTAAGCGGATGCGTTTCTAATGAATCAAATAAGTCACTATAATCGCTTAGCATCTGCTGACAGTAATCCTCCGCGCATTGCTCACGCCAAATGTCATCGGCCGCTATTAAGGTGGCCATTAAGCCCAAAGCGGCGGCTTCGCGATCGCTTAACTCCGTCGGCGGCGTTAAGGAAACCCAGTCAATAACGGCTTGATGTTTAGTGGCTTGTTGGGCTTTAGCTAATAACTTTTTTAATTTCAGCCAACGAGATTGGCGTAAGTAACCTTGTTCTAACAGGCTTACACAAGATTCAGCCAGCGGCAAAATACGCTTCGCCTGAAAACGATACCAAGCTAGATTAACCGCCTCATATAACGGCTCAGCCACGGTTTTAGGCAACCAGCCCAGTTCAATATCACCTTGGGCACAGCTTAAATGCAAACGATACAAACGCCGACCTTGCGCCAGCTTAGGCGGCGCATTCAGCTCTTGCCACGCCAGCGCATGGCGCTCACGTTTGAGGTGTAACACCACACCTTCGTCGGTCAGCTCACAAGCTAAAAACGGGTGATTAAACCAAGGCGCCAACCAGTGCGCCCGAAATATTTGCATAGAGCCCTCAAACAACAGTGTTGATCACTTCGCCTAAAATCATGTGGGTGCGCACGGTTTTAATATGGGGCGTATGTTCAATAAGATGGCGAATAGCGTCTAATCGCGCCATAGAAGCGGCTTCTACATACACTAACATGTCGGTTTCGCCGCTAATGGTATAGCACAGTTTAATTTCGGGTACGCCACGCAATGACTCAGCATACTGCTCGCACTGGCGTACGTGATAACAAAGCGCAAAATAAGCGCGCACCAGTGCCGGTGCTGTGCCCACTCGAGCATGATACCCCTGAATAATACCTCGCTCTTCTAAGCTTTTAATCCGCTCTGACACCGCCGAGCGCGATAAGTTAACCTCGCGCGCTATGCTTGCCACTGCCATGCGCGCGTTAGCTACCAATAAGGTCAATATTTGTTGATCAAACTTATCCACTGCATCCCCTTTTCGCCCCTACCCGCTAAACGTCGGTCTAATACGACGTTTAGCGTTGTACAAGCACCACTGTGACACGCCTATTTCTCTTTATAGGGCGCTAATATATCAGAATTAAACGGCACCGAGCGTCGAGCTAAAAACTTAAATACAGCACCACTTTTATAGCAGCTTGCTTTAGCTGACTGATAGCGCGAAGCAGCATTTTAAACACAAACACCGCGCAGCGTAGCGCGTGAATAGGGAATTAAAACAGCATGGGGCGTTTACATAAACAGCTAGGATTGGGCTACGGCACCGCCATGATGGCGACCTCGTTACTGGGTAGCGGTATTTTTGTGGTGCCGGCGGTAGCTGCTAGCTTAGCGGGGAGCGACTCGCTATGGGCTTGGCTGTTGCTAATGATATTAGTGCTCCCCATTGCGTTTACTTTTGCCCGTCTAGGTCGGTCCTTCCCTCATGCTGGCGGTGCGCCACACCTTATTGGTCGTGCATTAGGAGCAAACATGGAAAAGCTATCGGCGTTTCTATTTTTAGCCGTGCTGCCAGTCGGCCTACCCGCCATGCTCACTCTTACCACCGGCTTTTGGCATGCCTTATTTAACTTTAATGCCACCGGCGACTTATTAATACAGCTGGGCACCTTAGGTTTGGTGATGCTGCTGGGTACCCGTAACAGCGGAGCCTCGGGGTTGATTCAGCTGATCATCGCACTGGCCATTATTGGCTTGTTGAGTGCCGTGTGGCTAAGCGGCAACTTGATTAGTACCAGTTTAAGCACCTTTCCAGCGATGCAAAACGTACAATGGAATGCCCTGCCTGCCACCTTGGCCGTGATGTTTTGGTGCTTTGTGGGGTTAGAGGCTTTCACCCATATGGGAGAGGAATTTAAACGCCCCGAGCGAGACTTTCCACTCGCCCTATTATTGGGCGTATTACTGGCAGGCCTTATCTATTTAGCTTACGCGGTGGCGGTGGTTAAATTTGGTGTGTTTGGTAATGAAGTCACCAACACCACCTCGTTTCCAACATTAATGGCCACCTTATTTGGCGAACCTGGTCGCTGGGCCGCCGCCATCGTCGGCTACTTAACCTGTTTTGCCGGCCTAAATTTATACGTACAGGGTTTTTCTCGTCTGCTGTGGAGCATGGCTGATGAAGGTAAACTCCCCGCCTCATTAGCCAAACTTAATCGCAAAGGCGTGCCATTTCGCGCCCTAATATGGGTAGTCACCGCCAGTGCACTGTGCGTATTAGTCGCCTGGTTGTTTAAGCTGCCTCTTGAAGCCTTAATGCGCTACGCCAACGGCAACTTTATTTTGGTGTACCTACTCGCCATGGTCGCCGGCGTTAAACTGCTAAGCGGCAGCCACCGTTGGCTAGCCGCTCTTGCCAGCCTGTTATGTTTAGGGGTGTTTGTGTCATTAGGGATAGAAGCCGGTTACGCCTTAGTACTCGGCGCAGCCTTTATTAGCTGGGGCCGGTGGAGCAAACGACAAACCGCCAAACGAGTCCAGTTGCTTTCTGATGCGTCGGGCAGTCGACAGCAGATAACCATCTCAAACGAGACTAGTTCATAGTGATGGGTTCATAGCCGATAGTGAGGAATCGACTCGAGTGAATAAAGACGGTGAGGGGATGAACGAGGATTGCTCAGCGGCTCGGTGAGGCTGGGCCTTTTACTAATGTATACTGACCACTGCAGCTTATTTTCAGTGGCCAGACATCTTGGTGCTGGGTGGCCTTATCCGTGAAAACAAAACCCAAGACAGTCAGGGGTGCCTGACCTTCACCACACTCCGGTACTGGGCTGATTTTGGCAGTAGCGGCACCAATGTCAGACGCACCGAGCTGGTGATACTGATGGCCCCTACGGTAGTGAATTATCAGCAAGATGCACGGGGCTGAGCCCAAGTATTAAAACCTGCGTGGCAGATTTTCACGATAAAAACACGCAGCTATTGGTGCTGTATACAAATATTGGCGCCGCTCTTGACCGCCGAACACCAGCTACAAAAAAGCCGCAACAGCGGCTTTTTGATTAAACATTAACAATTAAGCATTTAACATTGCGCTAAGCGCTAGCCAAGGTGCTTGGCATGAAAACGCAGGTGGTCTTCTATGAAGCTGGCGATGAAGTAGTAGCTGTGATCGTACCCCGGCTGCATGCGCAGCGTTAAGTCGGCGTTGGCTTGCTTGGCCGCTTGTACTAACGCTTGCGGCTTTAGCTGCTCGGCCAAGAAGTTATCTGCCTCACCTTGGTCAACCAAAATTGGCAAAGTACTGCCTTTGCTCATCAGTAACAGACTGGCGTCATAATGGGCCCACATTTGGCGGTTTTCACCCAAATATGCGCTTAAGGCTTTTTCGCCCCATGGGCAGTCGCTCGGGTTACAAATGGGCGAAAAGGCCGACACTGACACAAAGCGCTCAGGGTTGCGCAGTGCTAACACTAAGGCACCGTGGCCGCCCATAGAATGGCCACTGATGGCCCGCTTACCAGACAACGGCAGCTCGGCTTCGACTAACGCCGGCAGCTCGTTCAGCACATAGTCGTACATCTGGTAATGCTGATTCCAGGGTGCTTGGGTGGCATTAACATAAAAGCCCGCGCCTAAACCTAAGTCGTAAGCGGCATTTTCATCGTCCGCTACGCCCTCGCCTCTGGGGCTGGTGTCCGGAATAATCAGTGCTAACCCAAGCTCAGCGGCAATGCGCTGGGCGCCCGCTTTGCTGGAGAAGTTTTCATCAGAACAGGTTAAACCCGACAACCAATACACGGCCGGCACTGGGCCCGCTGCTGCTTGGGGTGGTAAAAACACCGAAAACTGCATGCTGCAGTTGAGCACATTTGAGTCGTGCTGGTAGCGAATTTGACGACCACCAAAACAGACTTGTTCTTGAACAATTTGCATGGAAGCTCCAGCCCGCAAAGCGGGAATGTTGAGTTTTGAATGCTGAATGTTTAATTTAATAGCCAAACACTAAACCTATTTTTGACACGGAAAAGAGCAGAACTCACGGACACAGTTCACTGGCGACAAAAGATAAGAGACTTCTCATAGTAAGAGCCCTCCCTTTGATGGCTCGGGGGGTGGCCCTTACCATTTAAGTCTTTTCGGATCTGATCACTATTTTTCCGTGTTCTTCCGTGTATTCCGTGGCAAATGGGTTTAGTCACTAAAATCTAAACCGAGATCCTGACTTTCGTCAGGAAGACGGCTTAAAGATAAACACCGCTCTTTGTTGAGCTTGGTGCTCGACGCTTAGCGCTAAAAATTACTTATCGAAGTGGATCACCGTACGGATCGACTTGCCTTCGTGCATCAGGTCGAAGGCTTTGTTGATGTCTTCTAGCCCCATGGTGTGGGTAATAAAGGTGTCTAGCTCGAATTCGCCGTTCATGTACTGATCTACGATACCCGGCAATTGTGAACGACCTTTTACGCCACCAAAGGCGGAACCGCGCCATACTCGACCGGTCACTAACTGGAACGGACGAGTAGATATTTCTTGGCCGGCACCGGCTACACCAATAATGACCGACTCGCCCCAGCCTTTGTGGCAGGCTTCAAGTGCAGAGCGCATCACTTTAACGTTGCCGATACACTCAAACGAGAAATCTACGCCGCCGTCGGTCATCTCAACGATCACTTCTTGAATTGGCTTATCAAAGTCGTTGGGATTAAGGCAGTCGGTGGCACCCAATTGCTTGGCGACTTCAAACTTATCTTCGTTGATGTCGATGGCAATAATACGGCTGGCTTTGGCCATAACCGCGCCAATGATCACCGCTAAACCAATACCGCCTAAGCCAAATACCGCTACCGTATCGCCTTCTTGTACATTGGCGGTGTGTTTAACTGCGCCTAAGCCAGTCGTCACGCCACAGCCGAGCAGGCAGACTTTTTCTAGCGGTGCTTCTTTGTTGATTTTGGCCAATGAGATTTCTGGTACTACAGTACGCTCGGCAAAGGTGGAGCACCCCATGTAATGGAAGATAGGTTTGCCGTCTTTAAAGAAGCGCGTGGTACCGTCTGGCATTAAGCCTTGGCCTTGAGTGGCACGCACGGCTTGGCACAAGTTGGTTTTGCCAGACGTACAATACTTACACACACCACACTCGGCAGTGTAGAGCGGAATAACATGATCACCCACTGCCAGCGTAGTCACGCCCTCGCCTATTGCTTCCACAATACCACCACCCTCGTGGCCGAGAATGGCCGGAAAGATACCCTCAGGATCATCACCAGACAGGGTAAAAGCGTCCGTATGGCACACGCCCGTGGCTACAATGCGTACTAGCACTTCGCCTTTTTGCGGCGGCATAAGATCGACTTCTTCGATAGACAGTGGTTGGCCAGCGGCCCAAGCTACAGCGGCACGTGTTTTGATCATATCCATGAGTTTACTCCGATTGATAAGTGATGGTGCTTCGCACAATGTTGAATTGTTAATGTTTAATTTTAAATGAAGAACAAAAAGTTACAGCATTAAACATTAGCAGCAAGCGCCAGGCTTGTATTGTTGTCATTGTATTATATCGCCGTATAGGAACAACGGCTTAAAATGGAAATGATTTTTACTGGGTGGTAAAAGTGCAGCGCCGAGCGCCCAGCACCAAGCGCCTAGCTAAAAATATTAGAGCCACTGACAAAGACTATTTTTGCCACGGAAAAAATCTGAACTCACGGACGTAGTTCACGTGCGACTAGTGATATGAGCTTATTTATTGTAAGAGCTCCCCCTACCGAAGGCTGGTTGTGTGGCTCTTACCATGAATAGTTACTTTCAGATCTTATCTTTATTGTTCCGTGTTCTTCCGTGAGTTCCGTGGCAAATATGGTTTTGCTCTCTTGGTTAAGAGCGAGATCCTGAATCGAGTTCAGGAAGACGGCTTAAGGGCAACCGCAGATCTAAAAAGCCGCAAGGTTCGCGGCTTTGGGTCGAGCTTGGTGCTGGGCGCTTAGCGCTCGGCGCTGATGTTTTACATCTGCGACTGTAGGTAGTTCTGTAGTCCGATTTTGCCGATTAGGCCTACTTGCTGCTCTAACCAATGGGTGTGATCGTTTTCAGTATCATCTAACAGTACTTGTAGCATGTCGCGGGTTTGATAATCGCGTACTTGCTCACACAAGGCCATGACGTTGCGCAAATCAACGATCACCTTTAATTCTAAATCAAGATCGCTTTGCAGCATGCTCGGCACGTCTTTACCAATGTTCAGCGGTGCACGTGCCACCATGTTAGGCGTGCCACCCAAGAACAGAATGCGCTGAATGATCAAAGAGGCATGGCCTTTTTCATCATCAAATTCATGATCGATACGCTCAAACAGCTTTTGAAAACCCCAGTCTTCATACATGCGAGAATGAATAAAATACTGATCCATTGAACTCAGCTCACCGGCTAACAAGTCGTTTAGCGCGTCTATTACCTTGGCATTACCTTTCATATTCTTTTCCCCTTACATTTGCGATTGCAGGTAGTTTTCGAGCCCTACACTAACAATCAAATCCAGTTGGGTATCAATCCAGTCCAGATGCTCTTCTTCATATTCTTCAATTTCGCATAACAAAGCGCGCGATAC comes from Oceanisphaera profunda and encodes:
- a CDS encoding sodium-dependent transporter; this encodes MPDSQQVASNSSSSRSATATKPALWSSRFVFIMAAVGSAVGLGNIWKFPYITGENGGGAFVLVYLACIAVIGLPLMMSEVMVGRRGGKSPIGTMAVVAKAEGRSKRWVGVGIMATLAAFLILSFYSVIAGWTMPYIISAISGSFSDINAEDSGALFGGLLASPWQLLLWHSIFMGLTVLVSAGGVRHGLERAVTKLMPALFILLLILVGYAATTGHFGEAVSFLFKPDFSALTAEAILTALGHAFFTLSLASGAMMAYGAYLPKNVSIARTAVVVAVMDTCVALLAGLAIFPIVFAHGLAASEGPGLIFVTLPVAFGQMPGGGFFATLFFVLLLFAAWTSSISMLESLVSYLNEKGVSRVKAAIGGGFAAWLVGITTLLSLNVWSDFTPMDSFARFEGKTLFDLYDYLTANIMMPLVAFLIAVFVGWKMKPEHSKAELGAWHKLWFPVVRYLTPIALLIVFAFNLR
- a CDS encoding UvrD-helicase domain-containing protein, which encodes MQIFRAHWLAPWFNHPFLACELTDEGVVLHLKRERHALAWQELNAPPKLAQGRRLYRLHLSCAQGDIELGWLPKTVAEPLYEAVNLAWYRFQAKRILPLAESCVSLLEQGYLRQSRWLKLKKLLAKAQQATKHQAVIDWVSLTPPTELSDREAAALGLMATLIAADDIWREQCAEDYCQQMLSDYSDLFDSLETHPLTDAQRLACVADEDHNLVLAGAGCGKTSVMMARAAFLVASQQAEPDELLLLAFGNEAASEMAARLAQQPSTQAVKTSTFHALGLMILSKSQGRTPALSPMAQQDKVRIQALARWLEQLCDDDEVYGQQLHDWLRRHRFQVLPQPDYNRVAREWAPIVAALKLYGEPDPNELTPALAEQLNLILPLLHRYQQELADQGQIDFDDMIEQATDLVRQGRFAVPWRYILVDEFQDISAPRAALLQALRDAAPELSLFCVGDDWQAIYRFSGSDVSLTTRFAEVFGATRITKLDKTFRFNNQIEQVASRFVQQNPEQLSKTLNTQTRTSSPSVHVLPVDSNSQMDSISRLLGQVAAEQPEASLYILARFRFSLPDESQLTAWRRRFPNLNIAVQTLHGAKGKEADHVILLGLNRGKYGFPPEQNASALLDLLLPVAETFPYAEERRLLYVGLTRARQQVFLLADQQIPSVFVKELTGGGYPGVSKWE
- a CDS encoding Lrp/AsnC family transcriptional regulator yields the protein MDKFDQQILTLLVANARMAVASIAREVNLSRSAVSERIKSLEERGIIQGYHARVGTAPALVRAYFALCYHVRQCEQYAESLRGVPEIKLCYTISGETDMLVYVEAASMARLDAIRHLIEHTPHIKTVRTHMILGEVINTVV
- the yjeH gene encoding L-methionine/branched-chain amino acid transporter is translated as MGRLHKQLGLGYGTAMMATSLLGSGIFVVPAVAASLAGSDSLWAWLLLMILVLPIAFTFARLGRSFPHAGGAPHLIGRALGANMEKLSAFLFLAVLPVGLPAMLTLTTGFWHALFNFNATGDLLIQLGTLGLVMLLGTRNSGASGLIQLIIALAIIGLLSAVWLSGNLISTSLSTFPAMQNVQWNALPATLAVMFWCFVGLEAFTHMGEEFKRPERDFPLALLLGVLLAGLIYLAYAVAVVKFGVFGNEVTNTTSFPTLMATLFGEPGRWAAAIVGYLTCFAGLNLYVQGFSRLLWSMADEGKLPASLAKLNRKGVPFRALIWVVTASALCVLVAWLFKLPLEALMRYANGNFILVYLLAMVAGVKLLSGSHRWLAALASLLCLGVFVSLGIEAGYALVLGAAFISWGRWSKRQTAKRVQLLSDASGSRQQITISNETSS
- a CDS encoding type II and III secretion system protein, which gives rise to MLGGLIRENKTQDSQGCLTFTTLRYWADFGSSGTNVRRTELVILMAPTVVNYQQDARG
- the fghA gene encoding S-formylglutathione hydrolase, whose translation is MQIVQEQVCFGGRQIRYQHDSNVLNCSMQFSVFLPPQAAAGPVPAVYWLSGLTCSDENFSSKAGAQRIAAELGLALIIPDTSPRGEGVADDENAAYDLGLGAGFYVNATQAPWNQHYQMYDYVLNELPALVEAELPLSGKRAISGHSMGGHGALVLALRNPERFVSVSAFSPICNPSDCPWGEKALSAYLGENRQMWAHYDASLLLMSKGSTLPILVDQGEADNFLAEQLKPQALVQAAKQANADLTLRMQPGYDHSYYFIASFIEDHLRFHAKHLG
- a CDS encoding S-(hydroxymethyl)glutathione dehydrogenase/class III alcohol dehydrogenase; protein product: MDMIKTRAAVAWAAGQPLSIEEVDLMPPQKGEVLVRIVATGVCHTDAFTLSGDDPEGIFPAILGHEGGGIVEAIGEGVTTLAVGDHVIPLYTAECGVCKYCTSGKTNLCQAVRATQGQGLMPDGTTRFFKDGKPIFHYMGCSTFAERTVVPEISLAKINKEAPLEKVCLLGCGVTTGLGAVKHTANVQEGDTVAVFGLGGIGLAVIIGAVMAKASRIIAIDINEDKFEVAKQLGATDCLNPNDFDKPIQEVIVEMTDGGVDFSFECIGNVKVMRSALEACHKGWGESVIIGVAGAGQEISTRPFQLVTGRVWRGSAFGGVKGRSQLPGIVDQYMNGEFELDTFITHTMGLEDINKAFDLMHEGKSIRTVIHFDK
- the bfr gene encoding bacterioferritin, with product MKGNAKVIDALNDLLAGELSSMDQYFIHSRMYEDWGFQKLFERIDHEFDDEKGHASLIIQRILFLGGTPNMVARAPLNIGKDVPSMLQSDLDLELKVIVDLRNVMALCEQVRDYQTRDMLQVLLDDTENDHTHWLEQQVGLIGKIGLQNYLQSQM